One Chryseobacterium indoltheticum DNA segment encodes these proteins:
- a CDS encoding OstA-like protein has protein sequence MRLILFLFLFISSFALAQVAPKPVQRDPYLQNPVKNQPPKNQPGNKVKIIHADEINKDTKYDGNRYLTGNVVIEHQGSILSADEVVMYDAENFVKAIGNTKLQNSDGSVITSGEMEYDGNTQKGVGRKNVVLTDPKGTVIKTDIMYYDRVSNQAYFNTGGTINDGKSTTYTKSATYFLTTRVIDLTGRVKIVDKDYTLEGDNVVQNQNTNIVTINGYTTITNNKNPKNRIITEKGTHNMNTKESFLTKNSRIYYNDKILTGDEMYYNQLTGFGKATGNVTLDDPLEKRYVKGGYGEIFEKKDSAMMTKEPYAVKIFEKDSLYFASEKILTYQKPDTADITKKKSYLRAFKKARIYKSNAQGRADSIAYNETDGIMHMYTDPILWSGEKQVTGDKVEAYFNTETENIDSLKVIGNGFAIAKVDSLNLLDEFHQVKGKLMTVYYEGPDIKEIKVIGNAEAITYADEFNKKTKVNDRIGVTVSLCGIIGALFDQRQVQIISCSIGAAAKTYPMSQISPEQKKFEDFNWNTKDRIRKWQDILVDSPNYEEIKYEPNDALYNKVQEVAEKEKAKEEAKKPKRVRK, from the coding sequence ATGAGACTGATTCTTTTTCTATTCTTATTTATTTCTTCGTTTGCTCTTGCTCAGGTTGCCCCAAAACCTGTGCAACGAGATCCTTATTTACAAAATCCTGTCAAAAATCAGCCTCCGAAAAATCAACCCGGGAATAAGGTAAAGATTATTCACGCTGATGAAATTAATAAAGACACCAAATATGATGGCAATCGTTATCTTACAGGAAACGTTGTCATAGAGCATCAGGGGTCTATTCTTTCTGCCGATGAAGTGGTGATGTATGATGCAGAAAACTTTGTAAAAGCAATAGGCAATACAAAACTTCAGAACAGCGATGGCTCGGTAATTACATCCGGCGAAATGGAATACGACGGAAATACCCAAAAAGGTGTCGGTAGAAAAAATGTAGTGCTTACAGATCCTAAAGGAACAGTCATCAAGACCGACATTATGTATTACGACAGAGTCTCTAATCAGGCTTATTTTAATACGGGAGGTACTATCAATGATGGCAAAAGTACGACGTATACAAAATCGGCAACCTATTTTTTGACAACCCGAGTGATTGATCTTACAGGAAGAGTGAAAATTGTAGATAAAGATTATACTTTAGAAGGAGATAATGTGGTTCAGAACCAAAATACAAACATTGTTACCATCAACGGTTATACTACAATTACCAACAATAAGAATCCAAAGAACAGAATTATTACCGAGAAAGGAACTCATAATATGAATACCAAAGAGTCTTTTCTTACGAAAAACTCCAGGATTTATTACAATGACAAAATTCTTACAGGAGATGAGATGTATTACAATCAGCTCACCGGATTCGGAAAAGCTACAGGAAATGTAACGCTTGACGATCCTCTAGAGAAAAGATATGTGAAAGGTGGGTATGGTGAAATTTTCGAAAAGAAAGATTCAGCAATGATGACCAAAGAGCCTTATGCTGTTAAGATTTTTGAAAAAGATTCACTTTATTTTGCATCAGAAAAAATTCTGACTTATCAGAAGCCCGATACCGCAGATATTACCAAAAAGAAAAGTTACTTGAGAGCTTTCAAAAAAGCCAGAATTTACAAATCAAATGCACAGGGAAGAGCAGATTCTATCGCCTACAACGAGACAGATGGAATTATGCACATGTATACGGATCCAATTTTGTGGAGTGGCGAAAAACAGGTAACAGGTGATAAAGTGGAAGCTTATTTTAACACAGAAACCGAAAATATCGATTCTTTAAAAGTGATAGGAAATGGTTTTGCGATTGCGAAAGTAGATTCTTTAAATCTTCTGGATGAATTTCATCAGGTAAAAGGAAAGTTGATGACGGTGTATTATGAAGGGCCGGATATCAAAGAAATTAAAGTAATCGGAAATGCCGAAGCAATAACGTATGCCGATGAATTTAATAAGAAAACAAAGGTTAACGACAGAATAGGCGTTACCGTTTCATTGTGTGGGATTATCGGTGCGTTGTTTGATCAGCGTCAGGTGCAGATTATTTCCTGCAGTATTGGTGCGGCTGCAAAGACGTATCCGATGAGCCAGATTTCACCTGAGCAAAAAAAGTTTGAAGATTTCAACTGGAATACCAAAGACCGAATACGGAAATGGCAGGATATTCTCGTCGACTCACCAAATTATGAAGAAATAAAATACGAGCCCAACGATGCGCTTTACAATAAAGTACAGGAAGTTGCAGAGAAAGAAAAGGCTAAAGAAGAAGCTAAAAAACCTAAAAGGGTAAGAAAATAA
- a CDS encoding Fur family transcriptional regulator produces MDTLQKEKNIALIKDVLRNYLLEKGFRNTPERYTILEEIYNMDHHFNVDDLYLLMMQKKYHVSKATIYNTIEIFLDAGLIRKHQFGEKTLTSSSYEKSYFDKQHDHLVIYKKDSDKEIEEIIEFCDPRIQGIKEAIEGAFGVKIDSHSLYFYGTKND; encoded by the coding sequence ATGGATACTTTACAAAAAGAAAAAAATATAGCTTTAATAAAAGACGTTTTACGAAATTATTTACTTGAAAAAGGCTTTCGTAATACGCCTGAACGATACACAATTCTGGAGGAGATCTATAATATGGATCATCACTTCAATGTAGATGATCTGTATCTTCTGATGATGCAGAAAAAATATCATGTTTCTAAAGCTACGATTTACAACACTATCGAGATTTTCCTTGATGCAGGCTTGATTCGTAAACATCAGTTTGGTGAAAAAACGTTGACTTCATCTTCTTACGAGAAATCTTATTTTGATAAACAACATGATCATTTGGTGATTTACAAAAAAGATTCAGATAAAGAGATTGAAGAAATTATCGAATTCTGCGACCCTAGAATTCAAGGAATTAAAGAAGCTATAGAAGGAGCTTTCGGCGTAAAAATTGATTCTCATTCGCTGTATTTTTATGGCACTAAGAATGATTAA
- a CDS encoding KUP/HAK/KT family potassium transporter: MAEVTEGGHHIDLKKLSFVGVIVSLGIVFGDIGTSPLYVMKAIVNARKDGSTMPFDTYIEGALSCIIWTLTLQTTLKYVIIALKADNRGEGGILALYSLVKKLKKKWLYVVAIIGASTLVADSVITPSLTVMSAIEGLKIYNPDTPVVFITLFILFIVFVVQQFGTASIGKFFGPIMVTWFLVLGGFGSMHIFDHIEILKAFNPVYAYNLITHSPSAIVIMGAVFLCTTGAEALYSDLGHCGAKNIRVSWIFVKLMLILNYLGQGAWLLDNYQQVFTGVNPFFGIMPEWAVLPGVILATLAAIIASQAVITGSFTMFSEAMSISFWPNQHIEYPSGVKGQMYIPRINWGLMFFCFIVVIFFQKSEHMEAAYGLTITITMLMTTILLTYWLSRTRLNKVFLFGFVAIYLFLESGFFYANVIKFFDGGWLTVVLGGFIAVCMYAWYNGRLLKSNFTSYVKIDKYVSIIKDMKLDETIPKYCTNLAYLSRAKRNDEIESKIIYSIIKKQPKRADHYFILSIVNQEDPYTFKYSVDEILPGTIYKINFLLGFKVDRRINDYFNMVLKDLMADGTIPSRSSHPSLRAHNIPPDLKYVIIDNTYINDILLTVKQKITLNIYNFVKYIGSDDFKSWGVTSHNVVVESAPLTEETISSSKIQQSEFRRSNF, translated from the coding sequence ATGGCAGAAGTTACAGAAGGAGGTCATCATATAGACCTTAAAAAGCTTTCATTTGTAGGAGTTATTGTTTCTCTGGGGATTGTTTTCGGAGACATCGGTACATCACCGCTTTACGTAATGAAAGCAATTGTCAATGCAAGGAAAGATGGCTCAACGATGCCTTTCGACACTTATATTGAAGGTGCACTTTCTTGTATTATCTGGACTCTAACTCTTCAGACGACTTTAAAATATGTGATTATCGCTCTTAAAGCAGATAACCGCGGTGAAGGTGGAATTTTAGCTTTATATTCTTTAGTTAAAAAGCTGAAAAAGAAATGGCTTTACGTCGTCGCTATTATCGGAGCATCAACCTTGGTTGCAGATAGTGTGATTACGCCTTCTCTTACCGTAATGTCTGCGATTGAAGGGCTTAAAATCTACAATCCTGATACGCCGGTTGTTTTTATAACACTTTTTATTCTCTTTATCGTTTTCGTCGTACAACAATTCGGAACCGCTTCCATTGGGAAATTCTTCGGGCCTATCATGGTGACGTGGTTTTTGGTTTTGGGAGGTTTCGGATCAATGCATATTTTTGATCATATCGAAATTTTAAAAGCATTCAATCCCGTATATGCTTATAACCTGATTACCCATTCGCCAAGTGCAATTGTAATTATGGGTGCTGTGTTTTTATGTACAACAGGAGCTGAAGCTTTATATTCGGATCTTGGGCATTGTGGAGCAAAAAATATCCGTGTAAGCTGGATTTTTGTTAAATTAATGCTGATTTTGAATTATTTAGGACAGGGTGCTTGGTTATTAGATAATTACCAGCAAGTTTTCACGGGTGTCAATCCTTTCTTTGGAATTATGCCTGAATGGGCGGTTTTACCGGGAGTGATTTTGGCAACTTTGGCTGCAATTATTGCAAGCCAGGCGGTAATTACCGGTTCATTTACGATGTTTTCAGAAGCAATGTCAATTTCATTCTGGCCCAATCAGCATATTGAATATCCTTCTGGAGTAAAAGGACAAATGTACATCCCGAGAATCAATTGGGGATTGATGTTTTTCTGTTTTATTGTTGTTATTTTCTTCCAGAAATCAGAGCACATGGAAGCAGCGTATGGTTTAACGATAACCATAACAATGTTGATGACCACTATCTTATTAACATATTGGTTAAGCCGGACGAGACTTAATAAAGTGTTCCTTTTTGGTTTTGTAGCGATTTATCTTTTCCTTGAATCTGGATTCTTCTATGCTAATGTGATTAAATTCTTCGATGGCGGTTGGCTTACAGTAGTTTTGGGTGGTTTTATTGCAGTTTGTATGTATGCATGGTACAACGGAAGGCTATTAAAATCAAACTTTACAAGCTATGTGAAAATTGATAAATACGTCTCTATTATTAAAGATATGAAGCTCGATGAGACAATACCAAAATATTGTACCAATCTTGCCTATCTGAGCCGTGCAAAGCGTAATGATGAAATAGAATCGAAAATTATTTATTCGATTATCAAAAAACAACCGAAAAGAGCAGATCATTATTTTATTTTGAGCATAGTCAATCAGGAAGATCCTTATACTTTCAAATACAGTGTTGATGAGATTTTGCCGGGAACAATCTATAAAATAAATTTCCTTTTAGGGTTTAAAGTTGATCGCAGAATCAATGATTATTTCAATATGGTTTTAAAAGATCTTATGGCAGACGGTACAATTCCATCGCGAAGCAGCCACCCTTCTTTGAGGGCTCACAATATTCCGCCAGATTTGAAGTATGTGATCATAGATAACACCTATATTAACGATATTCTATTAACGGTAAAACAAAAAATAACGTTAAATATTTATAATTTTGTTAAATATATAGGGAGTGATGACTTCAAATCTTGGGGGGTTACTTCACACAATGTTGTCGTAGAATCGGCTCCACTAACGGAAGAAACCATCTCAAGCAGTAAGATTCAACAGTCGGAATTCCGAAGATCAAATTTTTAA
- a CDS encoding pyruvate dehydrogenase complex E1 component subunit beta, translated as MAEYTFREVIAQAMSEEMRKDESIFLMGEEVAEYNGAYKASKGMLDEFGAKRVIDTPIAELGFTGIAVGAAMNGNRPIVEYMTFNFALVGIDQIINNAAKIRQMSGGQWNCPIVFRGPTASAGQLGATHSQAFENWFANVPGLKVVVPSNPYDAKGLLKTAIQDNDPIIFMESEQMYGDKMEIPEEEYYLPIGKADIKREGTDVTLVSFGKIMKLALQAAEDMAKEGISVEVIDLRTVRPLDFDTVLASVKKTNRLVILEEAWPFGSVSSEITYMVQQKAFDYLDAPIKRITTPDAPAPYSAALFAEWFPKLEKVKEEIKKAMYVK; from the coding sequence ATGGCAGAATATACTTTTCGTGAAGTGATTGCGCAGGCAATGAGTGAGGAAATGCGTAAAGACGAATCCATTTTTCTAATGGGAGAAGAGGTTGCAGAATATAATGGTGCATACAAAGCTTCTAAAGGAATGTTGGATGAGTTTGGTGCTAAGCGCGTAATCGATACACCTATCGCAGAACTTGGTTTTACAGGAATCGCTGTGGGCGCTGCAATGAATGGTAACAGACCAATTGTAGAATATATGACATTCAACTTTGCGCTTGTTGGTATCGATCAGATTATCAATAATGCTGCAAAAATTCGTCAGATGAGTGGTGGTCAGTGGAACTGCCCGATTGTTTTCCGTGGTCCTACAGCTTCTGCAGGTCAGTTGGGAGCAACGCATTCTCAGGCTTTTGAAAACTGGTTCGCAAACGTTCCGGGTCTTAAAGTAGTCGTTCCTTCAAACCCTTATGATGCGAAAGGATTATTAAAAACTGCAATTCAGGATAATGATCCGATAATTTTCATGGAATCTGAACAAATGTACGGAGACAAAATGGAAATTCCTGAGGAAGAATATTACTTACCAATAGGAAAAGCTGATATCAAAAGAGAAGGTACCGATGTAACTCTAGTGTCTTTCGGGAAAATCATGAAATTAGCTCTTCAGGCAGCTGAAGATATGGCTAAAGAAGGTATTTCTGTTGAGGTTATCGATTTAAGAACAGTTCGTCCTTTAGATTTCGATACTGTTTTAGCTTCAGTAAAGAAAACAAACAGATTGGTGATTTTAGAAGAAGCTTGGCCATTTGGTTCTGTATCTTCAGAGATTACTTATATGGTACAGCAGAAAGCATTTGATTATCTGGATGCGCCAATCAAGAGAATTACTACTCCTGATGCTCCGGCTCCATATTCAGCAGCTTTATTCGCAGAATGGTTCCCGAAACTTGAGAAAGTAAAAGAGGAAATCAAAAAAGCGATGTACGTTAAATAA
- a CDS encoding DUF2147 domain-containing protein, which yields MKKLLATFVLSLFSVMSFAQIEGKWKTIDDETKQAKSIVEIYKKSDGKYYGKVSQLLIKPTNPNCTGCKDDRKGKPILGLEIIRGLEKDGDEFTDGTITDPKTGKTYKCTITKSGDKLNVRGYMGVSLLGRTQVWQKVN from the coding sequence ATGAAAAAATTATTAGCAACATTTGTACTTTCACTATTCAGTGTGATGTCATTTGCACAAATCGAAGGAAAATGGAAAACAATAGATGATGAAACAAAACAAGCAAAATCTATCGTTGAAATTTACAAAAAATCTGACGGAAAATATTACGGAAAAGTTTCTCAGTTATTAATAAAACCAACAAATCCTAACTGTACAGGCTGTAAAGACGACAGAAAAGGGAAACCAATTTTGGGATTGGAAATCATCCGTGGTTTAGAAAAAGACGGTGATGAATTTACAGACGGAACAATTACAGATCCAAAAACAGGTAAAACTTACAAATGCACCATTACAAAAAGCGGTGATAAGCTGAATGTGAGAGGGTATATGGGAGTTTCTCTTTTAGGAAGAACGCAGGTTTGGCAAAAAGTAAACTAA
- a CDS encoding LTA synthase family protein has translation MKFFKEFRKEEIFVLCYRIFLAFVFYQIARLLFWFFNKDLIKVDSIVDYLSLAYHGIAFDLTAILYVNALFILLSLIPIVINTKSGYQKFMIWLYFISNGIAYAMNFGDFIYYKFSQARLTSAAFQVAKHETNILKVFTASITEHPFVIIWFVFLMAAWVFLYKRFKIDYKKPVKLIPYFIWSVVTLCISAVLIVGGIRGDFKHSTRPINLVDANKFVKTPLQGNLVLNSTFSFFRTMGTNNFKEVHFVDQKFIDENINPYKTYDKQVQDKPNIVIFIVESFGREYSGAFNKDKNIKDYVSYTPFIDSLANESLIFPNTFANGRQSIHGMSSILAGIPSLMDAFTSSPYSNQKIQSIVSVCNDMGYDTSFYHGAPNGSMGFLGFGNILGFKHYFGKDEYNHNEDFDGMWAIWDEPFLQYFAKNVGKTKPFMATVFTASSHHPFKIPAKYNGKFKKGNIEIHEPMQYTDYAIKEYFETAKKQPWFKNTIFVFTGDHTNQVYYSEYEKAMNRFAVPLIFYSPNPEYQLKGVNNELAQQIDIYPTLADLIGYNKKIRSWGRSLVSEKKYQPLIVNSDGTSEQFIYGNYIYRFDGKNIIGIYDKSDLGFQNNLNDKIKSPETEKGKQMAKAWYQDYMSRVINRKLN, from the coding sequence ATGAAATTTTTCAAAGAATTCAGAAAAGAAGAAATCTTCGTTCTATGTTACAGGATTTTCTTGGCTTTTGTTTTTTATCAGATTGCGAGACTTTTGTTTTGGTTTTTCAATAAAGATTTAATAAAAGTAGACAGCATTGTAGATTATCTGAGCTTGGCTTATCATGGGATTGCTTTTGATCTTACAGCGATTTTGTATGTGAATGCTTTGTTTATTTTGTTAAGTTTAATTCCGATTGTCATCAATACAAAAAGTGGGTATCAGAAATTTATGATCTGGCTGTATTTTATCAGCAACGGAATTGCGTATGCGATGAATTTCGGGGATTTTATTTACTATAAATTTTCCCAGGCAAGGCTTACTTCTGCAGCTTTTCAGGTAGCAAAACATGAGACGAATATTTTAAAAGTATTCACCGCTTCTATTACAGAGCATCCTTTTGTGATTATTTGGTTTGTATTTTTAATGGCTGCATGGGTATTTCTGTATAAAAGATTTAAAATTGATTATAAAAAACCGGTAAAGCTCATTCCTTATTTTATTTGGTCTGTGGTGACTTTGTGTATTTCTGCGGTATTAATTGTTGGCGGAATAAGAGGTGATTTCAAACACAGCACAAGACCAATTAATTTGGTTGATGCGAATAAATTTGTAAAAACTCCGCTTCAAGGGAACTTAGTTCTGAACTCTACTTTTTCGTTTTTCAGAACAATGGGAACGAATAATTTTAAAGAAGTTCATTTTGTCGATCAGAAATTTATTGATGAAAATATCAATCCCTACAAAACTTACGACAAACAGGTTCAGGACAAACCAAACATTGTGATTTTTATTGTGGAATCTTTCGGTAGAGAATATTCCGGAGCTTTTAATAAAGATAAAAACATTAAAGATTATGTTTCTTACACGCCGTTTATCGACAGTTTGGCAAATGAAAGTCTTATTTTTCCTAATACTTTTGCCAACGGAAGGCAGTCAATTCACGGAATGAGTAGTATTTTGGCAGGAATTCCTAGTTTGATGGATGCTTTTACGAGTTCGCCTTATTCTAATCAGAAAATTCAGTCGATTGTTTCGGTTTGTAATGATATGGGTTACGATACATCATTTTATCACGGTGCTCCGAATGGTTCGATGGGATTTTTAGGTTTTGGAAATATTCTTGGTTTTAAACATTATTTCGGAAAAGATGAATACAATCACAATGAAGATTTTGATGGAATGTGGGCAATCTGGGATGAACCGTTTTTACAATATTTTGCTAAAAATGTAGGGAAAACAAAACCTTTTATGGCAACCGTTTTTACAGCATCTTCACACCATCCGTTTAAAATTCCTGCAAAATATAACGGGAAATTTAAAAAAGGGAACATTGAAATTCATGAACCGATGCAGTACACCGATTATGCGATTAAAGAATATTTTGAAACTGCTAAAAAACAGCCTTGGTTTAAAAATACCATTTTTGTCTTTACAGGAGATCATACCAATCAGGTGTATTATTCTGAATACGAAAAAGCGATGAACCGTTTTGCGGTGCCGTTGATTTTTTATTCTCCAAATCCTGAATATCAATTAAAAGGGGTGAATAATGAATTGGCGCAGCAAATTGATATTTATCCTACTTTGGCAGATTTAATCGGATACAATAAAAAAATTAGAAGTTGGGGTAGAAGTTTGGTGAGCGAAAAAAAATATCAGCCTTTGATTGTAAACTCAGACGGAACTTCGGAGCAGTTTATCTATGGAAATTATATTTACAGATTCGATGGTAAAAATATTATCGGAATTTATGATAAAAGCGATTTAGGTTTTCAAAACAATCTGAATGATAAAATAAAATCTCCGGAAACCGAAAAAGGAAAACAAATGGCAAAAGCATGGTATCAGGATTATATGAGCCGCGTAATCAATAGAAAATTGAATTAA
- a CDS encoding CDP-alcohol phosphatidyltransferase family protein: protein MNFIKNNLANAITLGNLFSGCVGAVHLILGDYQTTAICIILSLVLDFFDGFVARALKANSNLGTQLDSLADMVSFGFIPGLAMFKMLEPFGNEVFGLQLPVEIKYFGFLITLFSCLRLAIFNLDEEQKYYFKGLNTPSNTILIFGIYYISQSGPHQVPQFFNISNFNILQIGLFPLIILTIISSWILISPIKMIAMKFKSMKLQDNYPKLALLIGSILILAIFKIVGIPMVILYYIFISIIFQKQLK from the coding sequence ATGAATTTCATTAAGAACAATCTGGCAAACGCCATTACGCTGGGCAATCTTTTTTCGGGTTGCGTTGGTGCTGTACATTTGATTTTAGGTGATTACCAAACGACTGCAATCTGCATTATTTTGTCTTTGGTTTTAGATTTTTTCGATGGTTTTGTGGCAAGAGCCTTAAAAGCCAATTCCAATTTGGGGACCCAGCTAGATTCTTTGGCAGACATGGTAAGTTTCGGGTTCATTCCGGGATTGGCGATGTTTAAAATGCTGGAACCTTTCGGAAATGAAGTTTTCGGATTGCAGCTTCCTGTTGAAATTAAATATTTCGGATTTTTAATTACGCTTTTCTCTTGTTTGAGATTAGCAATTTTTAACCTTGACGAAGAACAGAAATATTATTTTAAAGGTTTAAATACTCCTTCAAATACAATTTTGATTTTTGGGATTTATTATATATCACAATCAGGCCCTCATCAAGTGCCACAATTCTTTAATATTTCAAACTTTAATATTCTTCAAATTGGGTTATTTCCATTAATAATTTTAACAATTATTTCTTCTTGGATCCTTATCAGTCCGATTAAAATGATTGCCATGAAATTCAAATCGATGAAACTACAGGATAATTATCCGAAATTAGCTTTATTAATTGGCTCAATTCTTATTTTAGCGATATTTAAAATCGTCGGAATCCCGATGGTTATTCTTTATTATATTTTTATTTCAATTATCTTTCAAAAACAACTTAAATAG
- a CDS encoding 3'-5' exonuclease has product MNLKLYKPLCVFDLETTGTNVGKDRIVEICILKVNPDSSRESKTWRVNPEMPIPVSSSEIHGIYDEDIKDAPTFKEIAPKIVEMISGADLGGFNSNRFDVPLLAEELLRAEFDFDLNKFKLVDAQTIFHKKEPRNLGAAYQFYCGKTLENAHSAEADVLATFEVLDAQVGKYDDLPNEVAELSEFSTQNRFADLAGMIHYNAKDQEIFAFGKYKGQVVKEVFQKDLGYFGWLQNADFPLYTKKVFTKIQLSSKF; this is encoded by the coding sequence ATGAACTTAAAACTATACAAACCGCTTTGTGTATTTGATCTTGAAACAACAGGAACCAACGTTGGAAAAGACCGAATTGTTGAAATCTGTATTTTAAAAGTAAATCCCGATTCTTCAAGAGAAAGCAAAACATGGAGAGTAAATCCCGAAATGCCGATTCCTGTTTCGTCAAGTGAAATCCATGGAATTTATGATGAAGACATCAAAGACGCACCAACTTTCAAAGAAATTGCCCCAAAAATTGTTGAGATGATTTCCGGAGCTGATTTGGGAGGTTTTAATTCAAACCGTTTCGATGTTCCTTTGTTGGCTGAAGAATTACTGCGTGCCGAATTTGATTTTGATTTAAACAAATTCAAATTAGTGGATGCACAAACAATTTTCCATAAAAAAGAACCAAGAAATTTGGGTGCCGCTTACCAATTTTACTGTGGAAAAACTTTAGAAAACGCTCACTCTGCAGAAGCCGATGTTTTGGCAACGTTCGAAGTTTTGGACGCACAAGTTGGAAAATACGATGATCTTCCTAATGAAGTTGCCGAACTCAGTGAGTTTTCTACTCAGAACAGATTTGCAGATTTAGCAGGAATGATTCATTATAACGCAAAAGATCAGGAAATTTTTGCTTTCGGAAAATACAAAGGTCAGGTTGTAAAAGAAGTTTTCCAAAAAGATTTGGGATATTTCGGATGGCTTCAAAATGCCGATTTCCCTTTATACACGAAAAAAGTTTTCACTAAAATTCAGCTTTCAAGTAAGTTTTAA
- a CDS encoding putative signal transducing protein: MSNLVKFKFYETALEANRDKQILAESNINSFIANEQLIQSDWLLSQAVGGIQLQVFEDDFENAEKILADYHENNKFSLEVEHTVEDPKFDFVCPKCGSNHIYKDDSSTSFFGISLLSSDRYVCYYCENVFTH, encoded by the coding sequence ATGAGCAACTTAGTTAAGTTTAAATTTTACGAAACTGCACTTGAAGCCAATCGCGACAAGCAGATTCTTGCCGAGAGCAACATTAACAGTTTTATCGCAAACGAACAATTGATACAATCAGATTGGTTGCTTTCGCAGGCTGTTGGCGGAATTCAGTTACAGGTTTTTGAAGATGATTTTGAAAACGCTGAAAAGATTTTAGCTGATTATCACGAAAACAACAAATTTTCTTTAGAAGTTGAACATACTGTTGAAGATCCGAAATTTGATTTTGTCTGTCCGAAATGTGGTTCAAATCACATCTATAAAGATGACAGCTCGACAAGTTTCTTTGGAATTTCTTTGCTTTCAAGCGACAGATATGTTTGTTACTATTGTGAAAATGTGTTTACGCATTAG
- a CDS encoding fumarylacetoacetate hydrolase family protein codes for MKIICIGRNYSEHAKELGNAIPDKPVIFMKPDTAVLKGNDFYIPEFSNDVHYELEVVVKISKGGKYIQKEAANKHYDEIGLGIDFTARDLQSDLKSKGLPWELAKGFDGSAVVGNFFKKENYNLESLNFSLLKNKEKAQQGNSKDMIFSIDDIIAFVSQYFTLRVGDLIFTGTPEGVGKVSENDVLEAYLENEKVLDLRIM; via the coding sequence ATGAAAATAATCTGCATAGGAAGAAATTACAGCGAGCACGCAAAAGAATTGGGAAATGCTATTCCCGATAAACCTGTGATCTTTATGAAGCCCGACACCGCAGTTCTGAAAGGCAATGATTTTTACATCCCTGAATTCTCGAATGATGTACATTACGAATTGGAAGTGGTGGTAAAAATCTCAAAAGGTGGAAAATATATTCAGAAAGAAGCCGCTAACAAACATTATGATGAGATTGGCTTGGGAATAGATTTTACAGCAAGAGATCTTCAGAGCGATCTGAAATCTAAAGGTCTTCCTTGGGAACTGGCAAAAGGTTTTGACGGCTCTGCAGTAGTAGGAAATTTCTTTAAAAAAGAAAATTATAATCTTGAATCTCTGAATTTTTCACTTCTAAAAAATAAAGAAAAAGCACAACAAGGAAACTCAAAAGATATGATCTTCAGTATTGATGATATTATTGCTTTCGTTTCACAGTATTTTACATTGAGAGTGGGCGACCTGATTTTTACAGGAACTCCGGAAGGTGTAGGAAAGGTATCTGAAAATGATGTATTGGAAGCATATCTTGAAAATGAAAAAGTCTTGGATCTAAGAATTATGTAA
- a CDS encoding universal stress protein, protein MINIILPVDFGEKTDQLVDGAVKFAKEVNGKICLIHVAPTDIGFAIGDMGYQYFPEVEENEIREELVLLNKINQRILAHDVECEHILKQGIAKDIILEYSDLKNASYIVMGSHGRSGIYDVFVGSLTKGLTKSSKIPVLVLPIHE, encoded by the coding sequence ATGATTAATATTATTTTACCTGTAGATTTTGGAGAGAAAACAGATCAGCTTGTAGACGGTGCCGTAAAATTTGCCAAAGAAGTAAACGGAAAGATTTGCCTCATACATGTTGCGCCGACAGATATTGGTTTTGCCATCGGAGATATGGGATATCAGTATTTTCCGGAAGTAGAAGAAAATGAGATCAGAGAAGAATTGGTGCTTCTGAATAAGATCAACCAAAGAATTCTTGCTCACGATGTAGAATGCGAGCATATTTTGAAGCAGGGCATCGCAAAAGATATTATCCTGGAATATTCTGACCTTAAAAACGCCAGTTACATTGTAATGGGTTCTCACGGAAGAAGTGGCATTTACGATGTTTTTGTAGGAAGTTTAACCAAAGGATTAACGAAAAGTTCAAAAATTCCGGTGTTGGTTCTTCCCATTCATGAATAG